A window of Paenibacillus sp. 19GGS1-52 contains these coding sequences:
- a CDS encoding suppressor of fused domain protein: MGISNENKMIAKSALQAFGGKPSVSKYWDDTKVSNIDLLTAVNRPYDGVTSYSTIGLSDHLIDYKIDGKPLRLEIVGACATENEQYPNVLATCAFCIINSKYTVSIGKVFRDIVKMYYPSSEMKHVLFISPFLWEDLQTLDFPDKKVAWLLAIPISENEYLFAQEKGTEILEDLFVQKEIDIFDIERKSIL, encoded by the coding sequence ATGGGTATTTCAAATGAGAATAAGATGATAGCGAAATCTGCCCTACAAGCATTTGGGGGTAAACCAAGTGTTTCAAAATATTGGGATGACACAAAAGTAAGTAACATTGATTTGTTAACTGCAGTCAATAGACCTTACGATGGGGTAACATCTTACTCTACTATTGGACTATCTGACCATTTAATCGACTACAAAATTGATGGGAAGCCACTACGGTTAGAAATAGTGGGGGCGTGCGCAACAGAAAATGAGCAATATCCAAATGTACTAGCTACCTGTGCATTTTGTATTATTAACTCAAAATATACTGTTTCAATTGGAAAAGTATTTCGGGATATTGTGAAAATGTATTATCCGAGTAGTGAGATGAAGCATGTGCTATTTATATCACCTTTTCTGTGGGAAGACTTACAGACACTCGATTTTCCAGATAAAAAAGTAGCATGGTTGCTTGCCATTCCAATATCTGAAAATGAGTATTTGTTTGCACAAGAAAAAGGAACAGAGATACTTGAGGATTTGTTTGTGCAGAAAGAAATAGATATATTCGACATTGAACGAAAATCCATATTATAG
- a CDS encoding DUF6572 domain-containing protein: MALEDSKRIDAIGIDKEKNCVTLALIDSHDWINEEQHLLLLQEKLNRYLSFIESGEIYSSYKGAEGRDIEISIHFKNDISENCTAFLDNAQGTIRNAGFIFNYRIG; this comes from the coding sequence TTGGCATTAGAGGACTCTAAGAGAATTGATGCAATTGGAATTGATAAAGAGAAGAATTGCGTTACATTAGCATTAATTGATAGTCATGATTGGATAAATGAAGAGCAACATCTATTGTTGCTCCAAGAAAAACTAAACAGATATTTAAGTTTTATTGAAAGCGGTGAAATATATTCTTCTTATAAAGGAGCAGAGGGTAGAGATATAGAAATTTCTATTCATTTCAAGAACGACATTTCTGAGAATTGTACTGCTTTTTTGGATAACGCTCAGGGAACAATACGGAATGCCGGATTCATATTTAATTATCGTATCGGATAA
- a CDS encoding barstar family protein, with product MNHLDFLIIDDDSDLIVGTCRNILGMTREYAFENNSELFHTLIVENLQVEEEFKRYYQSTKASISNIYISILDNTANILGSYFFSLQSPFFFHKLKMEKDIISIELVGAFAESPSKEALGIWKIWSEGVPKSNNSWSRFTKEYRTGWLEVVRLHNSVLGIPKDQQNLDYDLDLTLVSDVVSFFCALGEAMNGPSGYYGYDLVSLKDCLCGGFGSKPPFTLYLRESNIQTQDFIQEQKVFIGKFKELAAVNTIIIRQE from the coding sequence ATGAATCACCTTGATTTTTTAATTATTGATGATGACAGTGATCTGATCGTGGGAACTTGCAGAAACATACTTGGGATGACACGAGAATATGCTTTTGAAAATAACAGTGAATTATTTCATACCCTTATTGTAGAAAACCTGCAGGTTGAGGAAGAATTTAAAAGATACTACCAGTCAACTAAAGCCTCTATTTCTAATATTTATATTTCTATATTAGATAATACTGCGAATATATTAGGTAGTTACTTTTTTTCTCTTCAATCTCCGTTTTTCTTTCATAAGCTTAAGATGGAGAAAGATATAATTTCAATAGAACTAGTTGGAGCATTTGCTGAATCGCCTTCCAAAGAGGCACTGGGGATTTGGAAGATATGGAGTGAAGGCGTTCCAAAGTCTAACAATTCCTGGTCAAGGTTCACAAAAGAATATCGAACCGGATGGTTAGAGGTTGTACGATTGCATAATAGTGTGTTAGGAATACCCAAAGACCAACAGAACCTTGATTATGATTTGGATTTAACTTTGGTATCAGATGTTGTTTCTTTCTTCTGCGCGTTAGGAGAGGCAATGAATGGTCCTAGTGGATATTACGGATATGATTTAGTTAGTCTGAAAGATTGCTTATGCGGAGGGTTCGGATCCAAACCGCCTTTTACCCTTTATTTGCGAGAATCAAATATTCAAACTCAGGATTTCATTCAGGAGCAAAAGGTTTTTATCGGAAAATTTAAAGAGCTTGCTGCTGTAAATACCATAATTATCCGGCAAGAGTAA